The nucleotide sequence GCCAAGTACCACGGCATCCTGCAAGCTGTGCAGCGCATCTTCCGGGAGGAGGGCTTGACAGCCTTCTGGAAGGGCCATGTTCCCGCTCAGTTCCTTTCCATCGGCTTCGGAGCTGTTCAGGTGAGGGCACCAGGCATCACCTGGGCAGACTGTGTGTACCCaggacactgctctgctccctcagaCCATCTGTGTTCAGAGTGGAAAGGATGTACAGCTGTATAAAGCTGGTGAATAATTCCTAAGTTAATATTCCTGAGCTGGCTGAATAGACTGGAGCACTGAGCTGTCTCTGTATCTAGTGTCATAGATAAGCCCTCTCTACCCCTGACATTTGGCTTAGCTGTTCATGCCTCAAGCCTGGGCAGCTTTTTCCTTCTAGTCATGCTGTCACCCTAAGGgctttttagggaaaaaaatcagtgaagcTGATGAGGGTGTTTTACACAGCACTGTTATGCTTAATTTATAAACATTAGTAACTGCTTTAGGAGCTGTGGCTGAAAGGGTAAAGGAAAGCATAGCTGTGATATAGCAAACACTCTTCTAGTGCCACAGAACATTAAAATGAGTTTTTCACGATTCTAAATGCAAGAATTAGCAGAAGGACACTAGAGTATCCCAAGCGTTCCCCGGGGTGCTTAGTGATTTTTACACGTTGCAAGCTGGGGAGGACTTTTGAAGGACATAGAAGGTGGTAACAAGCAGGGAGGGGTGGAGCTGTTGGTGAAATGAGAGAGGAGTGGGGAACCTGTGTGAGTCATAAGGATCGGCTTCCTGACCCCTGCGCTTTTGTCTCTGCTAGTTCATGGCATTCGAGAGCCTGACGGAACTGGTGCACAACGTCACCTCCTTCAACGCCCGCGACTCCTTCGTGCACCTGGTGTGCGGGGGCCTGGCTGCCTGCACGGCCACGGTCGCAGTCCACCCTGTGGACACACTGCGCACCCGCTTTGCTGCCCAGGGTGAGCCAAAGGTGAGGCTCCATGTTGTCATCCACAGCAGAGCAATATTTCACAGCTCTGAAGATGCAGGAGGTTTGAAAGCACATACAAGCATTGTGGGTTAAAATGAAGCAGCAGGTGGTGTTACGGCCAGTGTTTGCACTGTTGCCAAGTCATCCTTCGTGCTGTTGACACAGCTTTCCTAATTGTGTTGCAGTGTTTCTGATCCTGACAGGTGATGCAGAAAGGAGAAACTGTCCTTAACAGGATAACTCAATTTTTTGCTTTGGTTGTTGGCTCTTTATAGAACCCGCTCCCCAGACTGCTGAACGTTGCATTTTTGAAACTTTGCACATGCAGAGAGTCATGTTTAGATAATGATGGAGATGCTACTTGAAACTAGTCACCTTTCACCTGTGCTTCGTGTTCTTATTTACACAAGAATTGGTCTCTGTGCTAACTAGGTGTGTAATAATGGGATAGATTTGTATCAGCCATTTCTATATTTAGCCTGCAGTAGAATTACAGTATGTATTATATTAATTGTGTTGCAGGAGTTAAGAactgttaaaagaaaaataatcatgtCTGTGATGCAGGTGGTCTCAGGACTCAGCTCCATGCCTTGTTTCTGTTAAGGGCTTCGCAGAGAATGCTGTGAGGGTGTGGAAAATCACCTTGCTCATCACTTTGTGCTGAAGACAGTCATTTGTATTTTGGGCAGTGGGAAATTCCTATACCCATTACTGGGAAATTACCTGATCTTTGGTTTGCCGTTTTTAAGTTCACTGGAAAGTCACTCAGCCTCTTCCTTGTTGTTCAGATTTACCCCAACCTTCGCCATGCAGTGGTGTTCATGTACCAGACAGAAGGGCCTCGGACTTTCTACAGAGGTTTGACCCCCACACTCGTTGCTATCTTCCCATACGCTGGTCTCCAGTTCTTCTTCTACAACATCCTGCAGCAGTTTTCCAAATGGGTAATTCCAGCTGAAGCAAAGAATGGAGGTAGGAACTTGGGACAGTGATGGTTGCAGTCCAGAGGGAATGAAGATGAATGCTAGTTTGGGTGACTGATGTAAGCTCTGTTAGTCCTTTCACATTTTTTGATGCAACATCTGAAAAGTGTCTCAATTTCCCACCTCTCATTTTTACCCCTTCAGGGAAATGCCAAATTAAGTACAGCAGAGTTTACAAACAGCTCCTGTTGTACAGTAACCTTGATGGAAGTGGGTGGATGGGAAAGTGAAGTGTCACAGGCCAGGGTGCTCTTTCTTTAACAGTGTCACGTTACTGATACTGTGGGAAGGCAGTCTTGCCAtaatctttttgtttcattaGAGCTGTGGGGACTGGACTCTTGGATTTCCATAGTAAATCTGCCTGCGGATTacagcacagctgctgtagAAGAGGATTCATTTACTCTAATTTAAAGCTGCCAGGCTCTTGATTTGATATTTTGTTGTTAATTTCTAGCTCCGTTGTAAGAGAACCTCATCCTGATGCAATCTGCCACACTGGCAGTTCTAGATACCTGTGCCTCCTTGAGCAAGagagatgcagcagcagcatgacTTTGTTCCTCAATGGAATTTCTTCACCAGAGGAACAGACTTTTCAATGTCATGTCTGCATATTTAATTTTAGGTGGCAGAGGCTGATGGTGGCTTTGTGCTGGGACATCATGTTTGTCAGGAAAAAGTCTAATACAGAACTCATTTTCCACAAGCCTCTGAAATCATCAGGCAATGTCAGCTTGAGACGTTCCAATCCAGAATACATCAGCCTGAGCAGTCAGGGGTGCAAGATTTCCAGTGACCAGGCTTTTACtgggggggagggagaggaTGAAAGCTTTCATCCACTGGAAGCAAGTTGTCTGTTGGCTggggattgggtttttttgagcaGAGCAAAACCATAAGTCAGTGTAACGGACCAAGAGGAGCAGGTCCTCTGATTCCAACAGATGTTGCAAGCCTGAAAAAATACAGGTTGAGATTCTTTGGCTGAAACTATTGCAGAAGAGGTGATGTAACTTCAAAGGACTTTTTTAACCTTACTTCTTgtgaaaagtgatttttaactTACCTCTTATGATCTTTAATCAGAATTTCCTGataatcctcttttttttcctccctgatatccttttccctttctgcttCTCAGCCAGCATTAAAAACCTTGTCTGTGGCAGCTGTGCTGGAGTTGTCAGCAAAAGCCTCACGTACCCTTTGGATGTGGTCAAAAAGCGACTGCAAGTGGGTGGCTTTGAGCACGCTCGGGCAGCCTTTGGGCAGGTGAGAAATGCTGGAAGTGGTGGATTTTCCTGAGTATGGGCTGGCCCAGTGCACTGGAATGCAGCGACAATCCACCAGTGCTACCTGTTGAGTTCATGTTTGGGTTGGGAGCGCCCAGTGAGCACTGGTCTCATTTAATAATGTGAATTTATACATGAACATACTGGGTTTACTTTATGATAGGTCCCAGGAGGGACCTGTCCAACATACCTGTGCTCTGGCTTGTCATCCCTCTCCATCAGCTGTGTCTTGGAGCTGGGGATGAGTCAGGCAGGCAAAGGGCTTTTGATTTACTTTACTTTTCTAGTTGCAGCTTGGTTTTTCTGATTCAGAACCAAATTACTAGATGAGGATGACactggctctgtgctggggtcACCTGGCTGTCAGGCTCCTCTTCTGCAATTAATATTTTGACACAAGAAATAAGCACCGAGTGTTCAACATGTGTTTTATGTATGAGAATAGCCTGAAATTCAAAACAAATACTCTGGTGTTCTTCAGCACCATTGTTACCACCTTGAAATACACTTGAAGACAGATATAGATCTTTCAAGgaacattctcttttttttccatgaaatgttggaaattttctattttccttaaaattccTTGCATCTGGGAAGGAAATCAGTCTGTACCCTAAGAAACTCTGGAATAGGATTTTGATGTCTCAGCCCATTGCATTGGATGGTTTTCCTCTTGCAGTAAGATACAGAATTTGTTCTTAGCATTGATGTGTCACAAAATGTTAAAACTGCACAGTGTAACATGACAGCATACAGACAGCTAATTGGGAAACTTCTAAGTGCTGTAGCTGGGCTTGCTTTCTGTCAGAAAACTCAACATTTTTTCCGTCTTAGACGGTGAAGAATAGAAAACAGCAACTGCACAATCTGAAATAATGACTTCACAAACCTGTGCCATAAATTTAAAGTCATGCTGTTGTTGCATGCAGAGGTTTTATGGCCATTCAGTGAGTGATGTGCATAAACCATTGCTGATGCTGTATGTCTACATTTCCTCTATCCTGCTCTCTCTGAACTGTCTCTGAAACTTTCAGTTAGTTATTATATTATCCAGAAAGGCATCTCCAGGCTGCATGTCAAGATAATGTTTCTGTGGTATAGTTTGGGgatctttgtggttttttccaGTTGTCCTGAAGTTTTCTTGTTTAACCTCGTTGCCATTTCTCTCTCAGGTACGAACATATGGGGGTTTCCTGGACTGCATGAGGCAGATCATGCGAGAGGAGGGCCCAGGTGGGTTTTTCAAAGGCCTCTCTCCCAGTTTGCTGAAGGCTGCCTTCTCCTCTGGCCTCATCTTCTTTTGGTACGAGCTGTTCTGCAGCCTCCTGTGCTCCCTGAAGAGCCCCGACAGCACGAAGCGGAAGGAAGGCTGAAAGGGATGTGTGTGGCTGCCTGCTGTTCTCCTCAGGAGTGGAGACTGATGGCCTTGCTCTGTCACGAGCATGTTGGAAATGTCAGAgctcccagagctcccccagcctgtggGGAATCACCTCCTGGGACCAAACAGAAGGAGAAGGCGACTGCAGTTCTGCTGGAGACACTGAACTGCTTGGCTGGGAGCCATTCAACAGAGCACTTTCCTTCTGTCTCCTCTCATATCAGCGCACATTTAGTGAGGAGAGGGGGAACCAGCAGACCACGCCCTAGCAATGCCTGTGCCCTGGAAAAGCACCCAGTAAAGTGGGTGCATCCCTGAGCTCGCCCTGGATCCCAGAGAGGGGATTCTGGCCCAGCCTAGTGCTGCTTAACCAACCAAACACCACTGCATCTGCACAGCTTTATTCCtttgctccctgcctgctgttCGCTCCAGATTCTTGTCTCGGTGTTGCACAGGTCTCTCTGTCCTGTTGGTGTGAAGTCAGGTAAAGCCACATTAGTGCACAGACCctcagttttcctttcctttgctgccagctgctgcttcttggTCACCACTTGCTAGCTGAGCATTCTCTGTCATCTTAAACAACAT is from Anomalospiza imberbis isolate Cuckoo-Finch-1a 21T00152 chromosome 19, ASM3175350v1, whole genome shotgun sequence and encodes:
- the SLC25A19 gene encoding mitochondrial thiamine pyrophosphate carrier; protein product: MVGYDPEARCVSTVEAAAAGSASGLVTRVLVSPLDVLKIRFQLQIEQLSSRNPAAKYHGILQAVQRIFREEGLTAFWKGHVPAQFLSIGFGAVQFMAFESLTELVHNVTSFNARDSFVHLVCGGLAACTATVAVHPVDTLRTRFAAQGEPKIYPNLRHAVVFMYQTEGPRTFYRGLTPTLVAIFPYAGLQFFFYNILQQFSKWVIPAEAKNGASIKNLVCGSCAGVVSKSLTYPLDVVKKRLQVGGFEHARAAFGQVRTYGGFLDCMRQIMREEGPGGFFKGLSPSLLKAAFSSGLIFFWYELFCSLLCSLKSPDSTKRKEG